The proteins below come from a single Fodinicola acaciae genomic window:
- a CDS encoding HIT family protein yields MAPAPLRSTGEDLSCYTCDQEVALATAPPRERIAYDGHWRVAHVITSSLPGWLVLIPRRHVVTVAELTDGEAASLGTWQVRVSRALHEVVGCEKTYVAQFAEAAGFGHVHFHLIPRMPGWAAGERGPQVFRRLGVAAADHVPEAEMDRLSSRLAAALV; encoded by the coding sequence ATGGCTCCTGCTCCGCTTCGCTCCACTGGAGAAGATCTGAGCTGCTACACCTGCGACCAGGAGGTGGCGCTGGCGACCGCGCCGCCGCGTGAGCGGATCGCGTACGACGGACACTGGCGGGTCGCGCACGTGATCACGTCGTCGTTGCCCGGCTGGCTGGTGCTGATCCCGCGGCGCCACGTCGTCACGGTCGCCGAGCTGACCGACGGGGAGGCCGCGTCGCTGGGCACGTGGCAGGTGCGCGTGTCACGGGCGCTGCACGAGGTGGTCGGCTGCGAGAAGACGTACGTGGCGCAGTTCGCCGAGGCCGCCGGCTTCGGCCATGTGCACTTCCACCTGATCCCGCGGATGCCGGGGTGGGCCGCCGGCGAGCGTGGACCGCAGGTCTTCCGCCGTCTGGGCGTGGCGGCCGCAGATCACGTGCCGGAGGCGGAGATGGACCGGCTGTCCTCGCGACTTGCCGCCGCGCTGGTTTGA
- a CDS encoding M23 family metallopeptidase → MVTSAVVGAGVVAFSAGSALPAIGSTNAAGPTNVDLHAGNANTTVQAPSSTRVDRASRSQRRTAAPKPKAADLWLKPAQGPLSSGFGIRWGVLHAGTDIAAPFGSTVVASHDGVISIARWYGGYGNLVEINHGNGISTRYGHNSKLLVHEGQRVKAGDPIALVGSTGDSTGPHCHFEVRVDGTPTDPIPWLRARGLNLAKDGENTNL, encoded by the coding sequence GTGGTCACCAGCGCCGTCGTCGGCGCCGGTGTGGTGGCCTTCAGCGCGGGCTCTGCTCTGCCGGCCATCGGCAGCACCAACGCCGCCGGTCCGACCAACGTCGACCTACACGCGGGCAACGCCAACACGACGGTCCAGGCGCCAAGCAGCACGCGCGTCGACCGCGCCTCGCGCTCGCAGCGCCGCACCGCGGCCCCCAAGCCAAAGGCCGCCGATCTCTGGCTCAAGCCGGCACAGGGCCCACTCAGCTCCGGCTTCGGCATCCGCTGGGGTGTCCTGCACGCCGGCACCGATATCGCCGCTCCGTTCGGCTCCACGGTGGTCGCCTCGCATGACGGCGTGATCAGCATCGCCCGGTGGTACGGCGGTTACGGCAACCTGGTCGAGATCAACCACGGCAACGGCATCAGCACGCGTTACGGCCACAACTCCAAGCTGCTCGTGCACGAAGGCCAGCGCGTCAAGGCCGGCGACCCGATCGCGCTGGTCGGCAGCACCGGTGACTCGACCGGCCCGCACTGCCACTTCGAGGTCCGCGTCGACGGCACGCCCACCGACCCGATCCCGTGGCTGCGCGCTCGCGGCCTCAACCTCGCCAAGGACGGCGAGAACACCAACCTCTGA
- a CDS encoding cobalamin B12-binding domain-containing protein, translating into MATELRSRIRVVVAKPGLDGHDRGAKVVARALRDAGMEVIYTGLHQTPEQIVETVIQEDADAVGLSVLSGAHMTLFTRVTELLKERGADDVVVFGGGIIPDADIAELQRLGVAKVFTPGAATMTEIVDWVRANVASPVG; encoded by the coding sequence ATGGCCACGGAGTTGCGGAGCCGGATCCGGGTGGTGGTCGCCAAGCCGGGCCTGGATGGCCACGACCGAGGCGCCAAGGTGGTGGCGCGGGCGCTGCGCGACGCCGGCATGGAGGTCATCTACACCGGCCTGCACCAGACGCCGGAGCAGATCGTCGAGACGGTGATCCAGGAGGACGCCGACGCGGTCGGCCTCTCGGTGCTCTCCGGTGCGCACATGACACTGTTCACCAGGGTCACCGAGCTGCTCAAGGAACGCGGCGCCGACGACGTGGTCGTCTTCGGCGGCGGCATCATCCCGGACGCCGACATCGCCGAGCTGCAGCGGCTCGGTGTCGCGAAGGTCTTCACGCCTGGCGCGGCCACCATGACCGAGATCGTCGACTGGGTCCGCGCGAACGTCGCCTCGCCGGTCGGCTGA
- the sucC gene encoding ADP-forming succinate--CoA ligase subunit beta encodes MDLYEYQARDLFAKHGVPVLDGAVADTAAEAKAIAERFGGQVVVKAQVKTGGRGKAGGVKLADDPADAEAKAGQILGMDIKGHTVHRVLIAQSAEIAEEYYVSFLLDRSNRTFLAMASVEGGVEIEVVAATKPEALARIPVDALKGVDEAKAREIAEAANFPAELVEPVAAVLVKLWEVFTTEDATLVEVNPLVKTSDGTVLALDGKVTLDDNADFRQPEHAALVDKAATNPLEAKAKELNLNYVKLDGEVGIIGNGAGLVMSTLDVVAYAGEKHGVKPANFLDIGGGASAEVMANGLSVVLGDEAVRSVFVNVFGGITACDAVADGIVKALGILGDQATKPLVVRLDGNNVVEGRKILTDAAHPLVTLVDTMDDAAAKAAELAAVGA; translated from the coding sequence GTGGATCTGTACGAGTATCAGGCGCGGGACCTGTTCGCCAAGCACGGCGTACCTGTGCTGGACGGCGCGGTGGCCGACACCGCCGCGGAGGCGAAGGCGATCGCCGAGCGGTTCGGTGGTCAGGTGGTCGTGAAGGCGCAGGTGAAGACCGGCGGCCGCGGCAAGGCCGGCGGCGTGAAGCTGGCCGACGACCCGGCCGACGCCGAGGCCAAGGCGGGCCAGATCCTCGGCATGGACATCAAGGGTCACACCGTGCACCGGGTGCTGATCGCGCAGAGCGCCGAGATCGCCGAGGAATACTACGTCTCCTTCCTCCTCGACCGGTCCAACCGTACGTTCCTGGCGATGGCCAGCGTCGAGGGCGGCGTCGAGATCGAGGTCGTCGCGGCCACCAAACCGGAGGCCCTCGCGAGGATCCCGGTCGACGCGCTGAAAGGTGTCGACGAGGCCAAGGCGCGGGAGATCGCCGAGGCGGCCAACTTCCCCGCCGAGCTGGTCGAGCCGGTCGCCGCGGTGCTGGTGAAGCTGTGGGAGGTGTTCACCACCGAGGACGCGACGCTGGTCGAGGTCAACCCGCTGGTGAAGACCAGCGATGGCACCGTGTTGGCGTTGGACGGCAAGGTCACGCTGGACGACAACGCCGACTTCCGGCAGCCGGAGCACGCGGCGCTGGTCGACAAGGCGGCGACCAACCCGCTGGAGGCCAAGGCCAAGGAGCTCAACCTCAACTACGTCAAGCTGGACGGCGAGGTCGGCATCATCGGCAACGGCGCCGGCCTGGTCATGTCCACGCTGGACGTGGTCGCCTACGCCGGTGAGAAGCACGGCGTGAAGCCGGCGAACTTCCTGGACATCGGCGGTGGCGCGTCCGCCGAGGTGATGGCCAACGGCCTGTCGGTGGTGCTCGGCGACGAGGCCGTACGCAGCGTCTTCGTCAACGTCTTCGGCGGCATCACCGCCTGCGACGCGGTGGCCGACGGCATCGTCAAGGCGCTGGGCATCCTCGGCGACCAGGCGACCAAGCCGCTGGTCGTACGGCTGGACGGCAACAACGTGGTCGAGGGCAGGAAGATCCTCACCGACGCGGCGCACCCGCTGGTGACGCTGGTGGACACGATGGACGACGCGGCCGCCAAGGCCGCCGAGCTTGCGGCTGTGGGGGCCTAG
- the sucD gene encoding succinate--CoA ligase subunit alpha: MAIFLNENSKIVVQGMTGSEGMKHTQRMLRAGTTVVGGVNPRKAGQKVDFEGNSLPVFGTVADAMAETGADVSVIFVPPAFAKSAVIEAIDSGIGLAVVITEGIPVHDSAAFWAHAVATEAESPGTPRTPRTRIIGPNCPGIASPGKSNAGIIPADITGPGSIGLVSKSGTLTYQMMYELRDIGFSTAVGIGGDPVIGTTHIDALQAFQDDPETESIVMIGEIGGDAEERAAAYIKEHITKPVVGYVAGFTAPEGKTMGHAGAIVSGSSGTAQAKKDALEAAGVTVGKTPSETARLLRDRVKA; this comes from the coding sequence ATGGCGATTTTCCTGAATGAGAACAGCAAGATCGTCGTCCAGGGGATGACCGGCTCGGAAGGCATGAAGCACACGCAGCGGATGCTTCGCGCCGGCACGACGGTCGTCGGTGGCGTCAACCCACGCAAGGCCGGCCAGAAGGTCGACTTCGAAGGCAACTCGCTGCCGGTCTTCGGCACGGTCGCCGACGCGATGGCCGAGACCGGTGCGGACGTGTCGGTGATCTTCGTACCGCCGGCGTTCGCCAAGAGCGCGGTCATCGAGGCCATTGACTCGGGTATCGGCCTGGCCGTCGTCATCACCGAGGGCATCCCGGTGCACGACTCGGCGGCCTTCTGGGCGCACGCGGTCGCGACCGAGGCTGAGTCTCCGGGGACACCCCGAACCCCGAGGACGCGGATCATCGGCCCGAACTGTCCCGGCATCGCCAGCCCCGGCAAGTCCAACGCCGGCATCATCCCGGCCGACATCACCGGCCCGGGCTCGATCGGCCTGGTGTCGAAGTCCGGCACGCTGACCTACCAGATGATGTACGAGCTGCGTGACATCGGCTTCTCGACGGCCGTGGGCATCGGCGGTGACCCGGTCATCGGCACGACGCACATCGACGCGCTGCAGGCCTTCCAGGACGACCCCGAGACCGAGTCGATCGTGATGATCGGCGAGATCGGCGGCGACGCCGAGGAGCGGGCGGCGGCGTACATCAAGGAGCACATCACCAAGCCGGTCGTCGGTTACGTCGCCGGTTTCACCGCGCCGGAGGGCAAGACGATGGGCCACGCCGGCGCGATCGTATCCGGCTCCTCCGGCACCGCGCAGGCCAAGAAGGACGCGCTGGAGGCGGCCGGCGTCACCGTCGGCAAGACCCCGAGCGAGACCGCCCGCCTGCTCCGCGACCGCGTCAAGGCTTAG
- a CDS encoding DUF6350 family protein, with amino-acid sequence MTDVLEPGTETGELPKPDPDRRPVPLWLAAASTTGWAVLTSMGPLLAVVLLTWVVDAGNGTKAIDAVRIGIGIWLLAHGASLKIGGLLVGLAPITVTALTCWQLVRAGTNAGRAVGADNLKLGAKVVATVAACYTLAGAIAAAVVLGGPAEVPILPAVASVATLGLLGSALGVLRLERVRKDLLSRFPRPALVIGRAGLAAAIAVLGAGAVAAAAGLVLHWQRTAALMGSLDGGPVGVIGLSLVCLLYVPTVSIWGAAYLTGPGFMVGAGTHVGLFGVSLGPLPAIPLLGGIPSAAAPWPAYVLLALPVAAGVGAALILKRSTAWPREWSWRFGYAALTGLVSGVLLAAAALAAAGPLGAARLAAIGPSGWQVGLSGGLEIALGAAGLVAYDYGREWWLEYRQERAEQLTEPLQTEPAAEDSITEDSITEDSITEEPATGDQSTEALPAESPAGTDRPDEPEN; translated from the coding sequence GTGACGGACGTGCTGGAGCCCGGGACCGAGACCGGCGAGCTGCCGAAGCCGGATCCCGACCGCCGGCCGGTGCCGCTGTGGCTGGCCGCCGCCAGCACGACCGGTTGGGCCGTGCTGACCAGCATGGGGCCGCTGCTCGCGGTCGTCCTGCTCACCTGGGTCGTCGACGCCGGCAACGGCACGAAGGCGATCGACGCCGTACGCATCGGCATCGGCATCTGGCTGCTGGCACACGGCGCCAGCCTCAAGATCGGCGGCCTGCTGGTCGGCCTGGCGCCGATCACGGTGACCGCGCTGACCTGCTGGCAGCTGGTACGCGCCGGCACCAACGCCGGCCGGGCGGTCGGCGCCGACAACCTCAAGCTCGGTGCCAAGGTCGTCGCGACGGTCGCCGCCTGCTACACGCTGGCCGGCGCGATCGCCGCCGCGGTGGTCCTGGGCGGTCCGGCCGAGGTGCCGATCCTGCCGGCGGTCGCCTCGGTCGCCACCCTCGGCCTGCTCGGCAGCGCGCTCGGCGTGCTGCGGCTGGAGCGCGTACGCAAGGACCTGCTCTCGCGGTTTCCCCGGCCGGCGCTGGTGATCGGCCGCGCCGGCCTGGCCGCCGCCATCGCGGTGCTCGGCGCGGGCGCGGTGGCCGCGGCCGCCGGCCTGGTCCTGCACTGGCAGCGGACGGCCGCGCTGATGGGCAGCCTCGACGGCGGTCCGGTCGGCGTGATCGGCCTCAGCCTGGTCTGCCTGCTGTACGTACCGACCGTGTCGATCTGGGGTGCCGCCTATCTCACCGGCCCCGGCTTCATGGTCGGCGCCGGCACGCACGTCGGCCTCTTCGGCGTCAGCCTCGGACCGCTGCCGGCGATCCCACTGCTCGGCGGCATTCCGTCGGCGGCCGCACCCTGGCCGGCATACGTCCTGCTGGCGCTGCCGGTCGCGGCCGGTGTCGGCGCGGCGCTGATCCTAAAGCGGTCGACCGCATGGCCGCGGGAGTGGTCGTGGCGATTCGGTTACGCGGCGCTCACCGGTCTGGTCTCCGGGGTGCTGCTCGCGGCGGCGGCGCTGGCCGCGGCCGGTCCGCTCGGGGCCGCGCGGCTCGCCGCGATCGGTCCGTCCGGCTGGCAGGTCGGCCTGTCCGGTGGCCTGGAGATCGCGCTTGGCGCCGCCGGCCTGGTCGCCTACGACTACGGCCGCGAGTGGTGGCTGGAATATCGGCAGGAGCGTGCCGAGCAGCTCACCGAGCCGCTGCAGACAGAGCCGGCCGCCGAGGACTCAATCACCGAGGACTCAATCACCGAGGACTCAATCACCGAGGAGCCAGCCACCGGGGACCAGTCGACCGAGGCGCTGCCGGCCGAGTCACCGGCCGGCACCGATAGGCCCGACGAGCCGGAAAACTGA
- a CDS encoding DUF4190 domain-containing protein produces MLLGIVSLLTSLVFGGFYFGVPAIVVGVLGIRQVAAGRARGRGRALAGVALGAMALLVSAVLVGGLFLFMNTPAGQCATAAGDNPQKVRQCVGVR; encoded by the coding sequence GTGCTCCTCGGCATAGTCAGCCTGCTCACATCGCTGGTGTTCGGCGGGTTCTACTTCGGCGTACCGGCGATCGTCGTCGGTGTGCTCGGCATCCGGCAGGTCGCCGCCGGCCGCGCGCGCGGACGTGGCAGGGCCCTGGCCGGCGTCGCTCTCGGCGCGATGGCGCTGCTGGTCAGCGCCGTACTTGTCGGCGGGCTGTTCCTGTTCATGAACACTCCGGCCGGCCAGTGCGCCACCGCCGCTGGCGACAACCCGCAGAAAGTTCGCCAGTGTGTCGGTGTCAGATGA
- the purN gene encoding phosphoribosylglycinamide formyltransferase, with protein MTARLVVLVSGSGTTLQALLDACSDPAYGARIVAVGADRDGIQALDRAERAGVPTFTHRLKEFPSRHDWDAALAKTVAEFSPDLVVSAGFMKLVGEPFLAAYGGRFVNSHPALLPAFPGIHGARDALDYGVKITGCTLFVVDAGVDTGPILAQRAVPVMDDDDTESLHERIKVAEREMLVDTVGRMVRVGWTVTGRKATIP; from the coding sequence CTGACCGCGCGACTGGTCGTTCTCGTGTCCGGCTCGGGCACCACTCTGCAGGCATTGTTGGATGCGTGCAGTGATCCGGCGTACGGTGCGCGGATCGTCGCGGTCGGTGCCGACCGGGACGGCATCCAGGCACTGGACCGGGCCGAGCGCGCCGGAGTGCCGACTTTCACCCACCGGCTCAAGGAATTCCCGTCCCGGCACGACTGGGACGCGGCGCTGGCCAAGACGGTGGCCGAGTTCAGCCCCGACCTGGTGGTGTCGGCCGGGTTCATGAAGCTGGTCGGCGAGCCGTTCCTGGCGGCGTACGGTGGCCGGTTCGTCAACTCGCATCCGGCGCTGCTGCCGGCTTTTCCCGGCATTCACGGCGCCAGGGATGCGCTCGACTACGGCGTGAAGATCACCGGCTGCACCCTGTTCGTGGTGGACGCCGGCGTGGACACCGGCCCGATCCTCGCGCAGCGTGCGGTGCCGGTTATGGACGATGACGACACCGAATCCCTGCACGAGCGGATCAAGGTGGCCGAGCGCGAGATGCTCGTCGACACGGTCGGCCGGATGGTGCGGGTGGGGTGGACGGTGACCGGACGAAAGGCAACGATCCCATGA